A genomic region of Magnolia sinica isolate HGM2019 chromosome 6, MsV1, whole genome shotgun sequence contains the following coding sequences:
- the LOC131248762 gene encoding histone H2A.1-like, with translation MRSMFRRTIMLAFTMQHQWKQLIAEVLELAGNAARDSKKSDIIPRYVLLAVRNDDLGKLLAGVTISSGGVLPNINFVLLPNKSEEASKSQKKD, from the exons ATGAG GTCAATGTTTAGGAGGACTATCATGCTAGCATTCACaatgcaacatcaatggaagcAACTTATAG CTGAGGTTTTGGAGCTAGCTGGGAATGCTGCTAGAGACAGTAAGAAGTCCGACATCATTCCAAGGTATGTTCTTTTGGCTGTCAGAAATGATGATCTTGGGAAATTGCTAGCTGGTGTGACAATTTCAAGTGGTGGTGTTTTGCCAAACATAAACTTTGTTCTCTTGCCTAATAAGTCTGAGGAagcttcaaaatctcaaaaaaaggaTTGA
- the LOC131248764 gene encoding carotenoid 9,10(9',10')-cleavage dioxygenase-like, whose product MLYVGMQEMVKDGKLIFSFDAAKKARFGVLPRYAKDELQIRWFELPNCFIFHNGGKRLVPVGLGDDDQCIEGASHVISAKL is encoded by the exons ATGCTTTACGTAGGAATGCAG GAAATGGTGAAGGATGGGAAGCTAATCTTCTCATTTGATGCAGCAAAGAAAGCTCGCTTTGGCGTACTCCCACGATATGCAAAAGATGAGCTTCAAATCAGATGGTTTGAGCTcccaaattgctttatcttccataatg GTGGGAAGCGCCTTGTTCCTGTGGGTCTAGGAGATGATGATCAATGCATTGAGGGAGCTTCACATGTCATCTCCGCAAAGCTATAA